Proteins encoded in a region of the Carassius carassius chromosome 49, fCarCar2.1, whole genome shotgun sequence genome:
- the gpat4 gene encoding glycerol-3-phosphate acyltransferase 4 isoform X1, whose translation MESYLFPFDSLICMLLGISFTVWFTLLLVFIIVPAIFGVSFGIRRLYMKSLIKLFEWATLRMERGAKEKNQHLYKPYSNGIIAKEPVSLEQEIQEMRRGGAEPEFDMSDIFYFCRRGVESIVDDEVTKRFTAEELESWNLLTRSNYNFHHISTRLTALWGVGVLIRYGILLPLRVTLAFTGVGLLVVLTSVVGLFPNGRIKNYLSDKVHLMCYRICVRALTAIITYHDSENKPKNGGICVANHTSPIDVIILASDGCYAMVGQVHGGLMGVIQRAMVKACPHIWFERSEVKDRHLVAKRLSDHVADESKLPILIFPEGTCINNTSVMMFKKGSFEIGCKVYPVAIKYDPRFGDAFWNSSKFGMVNYLLHMMSSWAIVCSVWYLPPMSRMEGEDAVQFANRVKAAIARKGGLADLLWDGGLKRGKVKEVFKEEQQKLYSKVLVGSSEDRSRS comes from the exons ATGGAGTCCTACCTCTTCCCTTTCGATAGCCTGATCTGTATGCTCCTGGGCATCTCCTTCACGGTGTGGTTCACCCTTCTTCTGGTGTTCATCATCGTACCTGCAATCTTCGGTGTGTCCTTTGGGATCCGCAGACTGTATATGAAGTCCCTCATCAAGCTTTTTGAG TGGGCGACCTTAAGAATGGAGCGAGGAGCCAAAGAGAAGAATCAGCATCTCTACAAACCCTACAGCAATG GGATTATTGCTAAAGAGCCAGTGTCCCTTGAACAGGAGATCCAGGAAATGAGGCGTGGTGGTGCGGAGCCTGAGTTTGACATGTCTGACATCTTCTATTTCTGCCGGCGAGGTGTGGAGAGCATCGTCGATGACGAGGTGACCAAACGCTTCACGGCAGAGGAGCTGGAGTCCTGGAACCTGCTGACCCGAAGCAACTACAACTTCCACCACATCAGCACCAGGCTCACGGCACTCTGGGGGGTGGGAGTGCTCATCCGCTATGGGATTCTGCTCCCACTCAG GGTCACGCTTGCTTTCACCGGTGTCGGTCTTCTCGTGGTTCTGACATCAGTTGTTGGACTGTTTCCAAACGGAAG AATAAAGAATTATCTCAGTGACAAGGTTCATCTGATGTGTTACCGGATCTGTGTAAGAGCCCTCACAGCCATCATCACCTACCATGACAG TGAGAATAAACCCAAAAACGGAGGAATCTGCGTGGCCAATCACACCTCGCCTATCGATGTCATCATCCTGGCCAGTGACGGGTGCTACGCTATG GTGGGTCAGGTCCATGGCGGTCTGATGGGGGTCATTCAGAGGGCGATGGTCAAGGCCTGTCCTCACATCTGGTTTGAGAGGTCTGAAGTGAAGGACCGACACCTAGTGGCCAAACG ATTAAGTGACCATGTTGCAGACGAAAGCAAACTGCCTATCCTCATATTCCCAGAGG gaACTTGTATAAACAACACTTCAGTCATGATGTTCAAGAAGGGAAGCTTTGAGATCGGCTGCAAAGTTTACCCTGTGGCAATAAAA TATGACCCTCGTTTTGGTGATGCGTTCTGGAACAGTAGCAAGTTTGGGATGGTGAACTACCTGCTGCACATGATGAGCAGCTGGGCCATTGTGTGTAGCGTCTGGTACCTTCCACCAATGAGCCGTATG GAAGGGGAGGACGCTGTACAGTTTGCTAATAGGGTCAAAGCAGCCATCGCTAGAAAGGGAGGACTGGCAGACTTATTGTG GGATGGTGGTTTAAAACGAGGGAAAGTCAAAGAAGTTTTCAAGGAGGAGCAGCAGAAACTTTACAGCAAGGTTTTAGTGGGCAGCAGTGAAGACCGCAGTCGCTCGTGA
- the gpat4 gene encoding glycerol-3-phosphate acyltransferase 4 isoform X2 yields the protein MERGAKEKNQHLYKPYSNGIIAKEPVSLEQEIQEMRRGGAEPEFDMSDIFYFCRRGVESIVDDEVTKRFTAEELESWNLLTRSNYNFHHISTRLTALWGVGVLIRYGILLPLRVTLAFTGVGLLVVLTSVVGLFPNGRIKNYLSDKVHLMCYRICVRALTAIITYHDSENKPKNGGICVANHTSPIDVIILASDGCYAMVGQVHGGLMGVIQRAMVKACPHIWFERSEVKDRHLVAKRLSDHVADESKLPILIFPEGTCINNTSVMMFKKGSFEIGCKVYPVAIKYDPRFGDAFWNSSKFGMVNYLLHMMSSWAIVCSVWYLPPMSRMEGEDAVQFANRVKAAIARKGGLADLLWDGGLKRGKVKEVFKEEQQKLYSKVLVGSSEDRSRS from the exons ATGGAGCGAGGAGCCAAAGAGAAGAATCAGCATCTCTACAAACCCTACAGCAATG GGATTATTGCTAAAGAGCCAGTGTCCCTTGAACAGGAGATCCAGGAAATGAGGCGTGGTGGTGCGGAGCCTGAGTTTGACATGTCTGACATCTTCTATTTCTGCCGGCGAGGTGTGGAGAGCATCGTCGATGACGAGGTGACCAAACGCTTCACGGCAGAGGAGCTGGAGTCCTGGAACCTGCTGACCCGAAGCAACTACAACTTCCACCACATCAGCACCAGGCTCACGGCACTCTGGGGGGTGGGAGTGCTCATCCGCTATGGGATTCTGCTCCCACTCAG GGTCACGCTTGCTTTCACCGGTGTCGGTCTTCTCGTGGTTCTGACATCAGTTGTTGGACTGTTTCCAAACGGAAG AATAAAGAATTATCTCAGTGACAAGGTTCATCTGATGTGTTACCGGATCTGTGTAAGAGCCCTCACAGCCATCATCACCTACCATGACAG TGAGAATAAACCCAAAAACGGAGGAATCTGCGTGGCCAATCACACCTCGCCTATCGATGTCATCATCCTGGCCAGTGACGGGTGCTACGCTATG GTGGGTCAGGTCCATGGCGGTCTGATGGGGGTCATTCAGAGGGCGATGGTCAAGGCCTGTCCTCACATCTGGTTTGAGAGGTCTGAAGTGAAGGACCGACACCTAGTGGCCAAACG ATTAAGTGACCATGTTGCAGACGAAAGCAAACTGCCTATCCTCATATTCCCAGAGG gaACTTGTATAAACAACACTTCAGTCATGATGTTCAAGAAGGGAAGCTTTGAGATCGGCTGCAAAGTTTACCCTGTGGCAATAAAA TATGACCCTCGTTTTGGTGATGCGTTCTGGAACAGTAGCAAGTTTGGGATGGTGAACTACCTGCTGCACATGATGAGCAGCTGGGCCATTGTGTGTAGCGTCTGGTACCTTCCACCAATGAGCCGTATG GAAGGGGAGGACGCTGTACAGTTTGCTAATAGGGTCAAAGCAGCCATCGCTAGAAAGGGAGGACTGGCAGACTTATTGTG GGATGGTGGTTTAAAACGAGGGAAAGTCAAAGAAGTTTTCAAGGAGGAGCAGCAGAAACTTTACAGCAAGGTTTTAGTGGGCAGCAGTGAAGACCGCAGTCGCTCGTGA
- the LOC132132708 gene encoding calcium-binding protein 1-like isoform X1, translated as MSAYLPKSESTTSLIKTNRRVRANPASHHNGHRYAGGGGEDSCWTDECDATARRPLCQPNHGRKAEKIQNHQDGPEHCKPSRRHNTIDPPGQLHGNPRTSRTPSPTSSLSKRSDEAALFFETKDKHRTGSNQSLTSSPPPAPQPSSTRAPGGASAYSGARDADLHPIVKSVFGQNRELRPEEMDELREAFKEFDKDKDGFIGCKDLGNCMRTMGYMPTEMELIELSQQINMNLGGHVDFEDFVELMGPKLLAETADMIGVKELRDAFKEFDTNGDGQISTAELREAMKKLLGQQVGHRDLEDILRDIDLNGDGHVDFEEFVRMMSR; from the exons ATGAGCGCCTATCTTCCAAAAAGCGAATCCACCACATCCCTAATCAAAACGAACCGGAGAGTCCGCGCGAACCCCGCGAGCCACCACAACGGGCACCGGTACGCGGGAGGCGGAGGCGAGGACTCGTGCTGGACCGATGAGTGTGATGCCACCGCCCGGAGACCCCTGTGCCAACCTAATCACGGCCGAAAAGCTGAGAAGATCCAAAATCATCAGGATGGACCGGAACACTGCAAACCGTCACGACGCCACAACACCATTGACCCTCCGGGCCAACTCCACGGGAATCCCCGCACCAGCCGGACGCCCTCGCCGACTTCATCCCTCTCGAAGCGCTCGGACGAAGCCGCGCTGTTCTTTGAAACGAAGGACAAGCATCGGACGGGCTCGAATCAAAGCCTCACCTCCAGTCCACCTCCAGCTCCTCAGCCCAGCAGCACGCGCGCCCCCGGGGGAGCGAGCGCCTACAGCGGCGCGCGTGATGCAGACCTGCATCCCATTGTCAAATCAGTCTTTGGTCAG AACAGAGAGCTGAGACCAGAGGAAATGGATG AGCTACGAGAAGCCTTTAAAGAGTTTGATAAAGACAAAGATGGTTTCATTGGCTGCAAAGACCTGGGCAACTGCATGAGAACCATGGGATACATGCCCACTGAGATGGAGCTCATCGAACTGAGCCAGCAGATCAACATGAACT TGGGAGGACATGTGGACTTTGAGGACTTTGTGGAGTTGATGGGCCCCAAACTTCTGGCTGAGACGGCAGATATGATCGGAGTAAAGGAATTGAGAGATGCTTTCAAAGAG TTTGACACCAACGGAGACGGTCAGATCAGTACAGCAGAACTAAGAGAGGCCATGAAGAAACTGCTGGGCCAGCAG GTGGGTCACAGAGATCTGGAGGACATTCTGCGGGATATCGATTtaaatggagacgggcacgtggACTTTGAAG aatttGTGCGAATGATGTCACGCTAG
- the LOC132132708 gene encoding calcium-binding protein 1-like isoform X3: MYSGLPASSSARASLRAGRLYNRELRPEEMDELREAFKEFDKDKDGFIGCKDLGNCMRTMGYMPTEMELIELSQQINMNLGGHVDFEDFVELMGPKLLAETADMIGVKELRDAFKEFDTNGDGQISTAELREAMKKLLGQQVGHRDLEDILRDIDLNGDGHVDFEEFVRMMSR; the protein is encoded by the exons ATGTACTCGGGCCTGCCTGCATCTTCCTCCGCAAGGGCTTCGCTCAGAGCCGGCAGGCTGTAC AACAGAGAGCTGAGACCAGAGGAAATGGATG AGCTACGAGAAGCCTTTAAAGAGTTTGATAAAGACAAAGATGGTTTCATTGGCTGCAAAGACCTGGGCAACTGCATGAGAACCATGGGATACATGCCCACTGAGATGGAGCTCATCGAACTGAGCCAGCAGATCAACATGAACT TGGGAGGACATGTGGACTTTGAGGACTTTGTGGAGTTGATGGGCCCCAAACTTCTGGCTGAGACGGCAGATATGATCGGAGTAAAGGAATTGAGAGATGCTTTCAAAGAG TTTGACACCAACGGAGACGGTCAGATCAGTACAGCAGAACTAAGAGAGGCCATGAAGAAACTGCTGGGCCAGCAG GTGGGTCACAGAGATCTGGAGGACATTCTGCGGGATATCGATTtaaatggagacgggcacgtggACTTTGAAG aatttGTGCGAATGATGTCACGCTAG
- the LOC132132708 gene encoding calcium-binding protein 1-like isoform X2: MHNVLGPACIFLRKGFAQSRQANRELRPEEMDELREAFKEFDKDKDGFIGCKDLGNCMRTMGYMPTEMELIELSQQINMNLGGHVDFEDFVELMGPKLLAETADMIGVKELRDAFKEFDTNGDGQISTAELREAMKKLLGQQVGHRDLEDILRDIDLNGDGHVDFEEFVRMMSR, from the exons ATGCACAATGTACTCGGGCCTGCCTGCATCTTCCTCCGCAAGGGCTTCGCTCAGAGCCGGCAGGCT AACAGAGAGCTGAGACCAGAGGAAATGGATG AGCTACGAGAAGCCTTTAAAGAGTTTGATAAAGACAAAGATGGTTTCATTGGCTGCAAAGACCTGGGCAACTGCATGAGAACCATGGGATACATGCCCACTGAGATGGAGCTCATCGAACTGAGCCAGCAGATCAACATGAACT TGGGAGGACATGTGGACTTTGAGGACTTTGTGGAGTTGATGGGCCCCAAACTTCTGGCTGAGACGGCAGATATGATCGGAGTAAAGGAATTGAGAGATGCTTTCAAAGAG TTTGACACCAACGGAGACGGTCAGATCAGTACAGCAGAACTAAGAGAGGCCATGAAGAAACTGCTGGGCCAGCAG GTGGGTCACAGAGATCTGGAGGACATTCTGCGGGATATCGATTtaaatggagacgggcacgtggACTTTGAAG aatttGTGCGAATGATGTCACGCTAG